The Vibrio navarrensis genome has a segment encoding these proteins:
- the glnE gene encoding bifunctional [glutamate--ammonia ligase]-adenylyl-L-tyrosine phosphorylase/[glutamate--ammonia-ligase] adenylyltransferase: MHLPSSLQPVAERAMQSAQQAGYLEHWSAEFTEHYRYVAGLSPFIVEALQRDSVLAKQLPTMLADVSRQESYRAQLAAQLAECRDEATGQRVLRQFRNREMVYIAWKDFSQSWSLQASLSHLSQLAEAMIFETYQWQYALCCQEWGTPTNAAGEAQPMLIIGMGKLGGGELNFSSDIDLIFTYPENGETQGARRSIANAQFFTRLGQRIIKALDQQTFDGFCYRVDMRLRPFGESGPLVMSFAALEDYYQEQGRDWERYAMIKARVMGREMYPQYQELRQMLRPFVFRRYIDFSAIQSLRRMKSMISSEVRRRGLTNNIKLGAGGIREIEFIAQVFQLIRGGREPSLRKRGLLTTLEAVAQLQLLTQEEVSSLTLAYQFLRRLENLLQAMADKQTQTLPESELEQLALATAMGYTSWPSLLLEVNHHMAAVHQVFETLIGDDEEEVSPVAHHFSELWDMAHNPEVIEQILQSDLSLADPATVAQQVIQFKADLAKKTLGPRGRDVLNHLMPKVFSAAFAHPEAQFGLPRVFFLLHSIVTRTTYLELLDEHPAALTQLVRLCTASPMISQQLARYPILLDELIDPQQLYNPIPLESYRTELRDFLARIPEEDMEQQMEALRQFKQICILRIAAADIAGVLPVMKVSDHLTYLAEAIVEAVVHQAWQQVAEKYGEPTHLKERDGKGFAVVGYGKVGGWELGYNSDLDVVFLHDCPTNVYTDGKKEIDGRQFYLRLAQRIIHIFSTRTASGILYEVDTRLRPSGASGLLVCPVDAFDEYQRQEAWTWEHQALVRARMIYGDDELAGEFARVRHEVLALPRDESQLKKEVVEMRVKMREHLGGKKADRFMLKQDQGGITDIEFLAQYLVLNFSASKPKMTRWSDNVRIFETSIAQGVMNESQALALTQAYTRMRDEIHKRNLLNLDADVALDKFTAERQVVMDAWHALLS; this comes from the coding sequence ATGCACTTGCCTTCGTCATTACAGCCTGTCGCAGAACGGGCGATGCAAAGCGCCCAACAAGCGGGCTACCTCGAGCATTGGTCGGCGGAGTTTACTGAACACTATCGCTATGTCGCAGGACTCAGCCCTTTTATCGTCGAGGCGCTGCAGCGCGATAGTGTGCTTGCCAAGCAACTGCCGACGATGTTGGCGGATGTGAGCCGTCAGGAATCTTACCGCGCTCAATTGGCGGCACAGCTGGCGGAGTGTCGTGACGAAGCAACCGGACAGCGCGTACTGCGTCAGTTTCGTAATCGTGAGATGGTTTACATCGCTTGGAAAGACTTCAGCCAAAGTTGGAGTTTGCAAGCGTCACTGAGCCATCTTTCCCAACTGGCCGAGGCGATGATTTTTGAGACTTACCAGTGGCAATACGCTTTGTGCTGCCAAGAGTGGGGAACGCCGACCAATGCGGCGGGTGAAGCGCAGCCGATGTTGATCATCGGCATGGGGAAACTGGGCGGAGGCGAGCTCAATTTTTCATCCGATATCGATCTGATTTTCACTTATCCGGAAAACGGAGAGACCCAAGGCGCACGGCGTAGCATTGCCAACGCGCAGTTTTTTACCCGCCTTGGCCAGCGGATCATCAAAGCGCTCGATCAACAAACCTTTGATGGCTTTTGTTATCGGGTGGACATGCGTTTACGCCCCTTTGGTGAGAGTGGCCCACTGGTGATGAGTTTTGCTGCATTGGAAGATTACTACCAAGAACAAGGGCGTGATTGGGAACGCTACGCGATGATCAAAGCGCGCGTGATGGGACGGGAGATGTACCCGCAGTATCAAGAGCTGCGCCAGATGCTGCGTCCTTTTGTCTTCCGCCGTTACATTGATTTCAGCGCGATTCAATCGCTGCGGCGGATGAAGTCGATGATCAGCAGCGAAGTGCGCCGCCGGGGTTTGACCAACAACATCAAGCTCGGTGCTGGCGGCATCCGCGAAATCGAATTTATCGCTCAGGTCTTTCAATTGATCCGCGGCGGGCGCGAACCCAGTTTACGCAAGCGTGGGCTCTTGACCACACTGGAAGCGGTTGCCCAACTGCAACTGCTGACTCAAGAAGAGGTCAGCAGCCTGACGCTGGCCTATCAGTTTTTGCGCCGTTTGGAAAACTTACTGCAAGCCATGGCCGACAAACAGACGCAAACCTTGCCAGAAAGTGAATTGGAGCAACTGGCTCTTGCTACGGCGATGGGGTATACCAGTTGGCCAAGTTTATTGCTAGAGGTCAATCACCACATGGCGGCGGTGCATCAAGTGTTTGAAACCTTGATCGGTGATGATGAAGAGGAAGTGAGTCCGGTAGCGCACCACTTCAGCGAGCTATGGGACATGGCTCACAACCCAGAAGTGATTGAACAGATTCTGCAAAGCGATCTCTCCCTTGCCGACCCCGCCACCGTTGCCCAGCAAGTGATTCAATTTAAAGCCGATCTGGCGAAAAAGACCTTAGGACCGCGTGGACGCGATGTGCTCAATCACTTGATGCCGAAAGTGTTTAGCGCGGCTTTTGCTCATCCTGAAGCGCAATTTGGTTTACCGCGGGTGTTTTTCTTATTGCACAGCATCGTCACCCGCACCACGTATCTGGAACTGCTGGACGAGCACCCAGCTGCGTTAACGCAGTTGGTGCGCTTGTGCACCGCCAGCCCGATGATTTCACAGCAGTTAGCGCGTTATCCTATCTTGCTCGACGAGCTTATCGACCCGCAGCAGCTGTATAACCCCATTCCTCTGGAATCCTATCGCACCGAGCTGCGTGATTTCCTCGCCCGTATTCCCGAAGAGGATATGGAGCAGCAAATGGAAGCGCTGCGCCAGTTTAAACAGATCTGCATTTTACGCATTGCAGCGGCCGACATCGCAGGTGTATTGCCGGTAATGAAAGTGAGCGATCACTTAACCTATTTGGCCGAAGCGATTGTTGAAGCCGTTGTCCATCAAGCTTGGCAACAAGTGGCGGAAAAATATGGTGAACCAACCCATTTGAAAGAGAGAGATGGCAAAGGTTTTGCGGTGGTCGGCTATGGCAAAGTGGGGGGCTGGGAGTTGGGGTACAACTCCGATCTGGACGTGGTTTTCCTCCATGACTGCCCAACCAATGTCTATACCGATGGCAAAAAGGAGATCGATGGACGCCAATTTTACTTGCGTCTGGCGCAGCGCATTATCCACATTTTCTCGACTCGTACTGCGTCGGGCATTTTGTATGAAGTGGACACGCGCCTGCGCCCGTCCGGTGCATCGGGTTTGCTGGTGTGCCCAGTGGATGCGTTTGATGAATACCAGCGCCAAGAAGCGTGGACTTGGGAGCATCAGGCGTTGGTTCGCGCCCGTATGATTTATGGTGATGACGAGCTCGCAGGCGAGTTTGCCCGTGTTCGCCACGAGGTACTGGCGTTGCCGCGAGATGAAAGCCAACTGAAAAAAGAAGTGGTGGAGATGCGAGTAAAAATGCGCGAACACCTGGGTGGTAAGAAAGCCGATCGCTTTATGCTCAAACAAGATCAGGGCGGGATCACCGATATCGAGTTCTTAGCTCAGTACTTGGTACTCAATTTCAGCGCGAGTAAGCCGAAAATGACGCGCTGGAGTGATAACGTGCGAATCTTTGAAACCTCGATTGCACAAGGCGTAATGAACGAATCACAGGCGCTGGCGCTAACGCAAGCCTACACGCGCATGCGTGATGAGATCCATAAACGCAATTTGCTTAATCTGGATGCGGATGTGGCTTTAGATAAATTTACCGCAGAGCGACAGGTAGTAATGGATGCTTGGCACGCGTTGCTGAGCTAG
- the nudF gene encoding ADP-ribose diphosphatase produces MQQYDNKPGVFTSNDVDVLAKETLFKGFFKMVKYRFRHKLFAGGWSNVIEREMFERGHAAAMLPYDPVRDEVVLIEQIRVGALEHNHPWQMEIVAGMIDRDESAEQVVRREAEEEAGISVKNIHAIVSYYPSAGGCSEKLDVFIGEVDASQASGIHGLDYEDEDIRVHVMSRSQAYDLVREGKIENGASIIALQWLELNHLQVKSQWLEKG; encoded by the coding sequence ATGCAACAGTATGACAATAAACCCGGTGTTTTTACTTCCAACGATGTAGACGTGCTGGCCAAAGAGACCTTATTTAAAGGCTTCTTCAAAATGGTGAAATACCGATTTCGCCACAAATTGTTTGCTGGCGGCTGGAGTAATGTGATCGAACGCGAAATGTTTGAACGTGGTCATGCTGCTGCAATGCTGCCTTATGATCCTGTGCGCGATGAAGTGGTATTGATTGAGCAGATCCGTGTCGGCGCCTTAGAGCACAACCATCCGTGGCAGATGGAAATCGTCGCAGGCATGATCGATCGCGACGAATCGGCTGAGCAGGTGGTACGTCGAGAGGCGGAAGAAGAAGCGGGGATTTCGGTCAAAAATATCCACGCTATCGTCTCTTACTACCCTTCTGCGGGCGGATGTTCTGAAAAACTGGATGTATTCATTGGTGAAGTTGATGCGTCTCAAGCATCTGGCATTCATGGTTTAGACTATGAAGATGAGGATATTCGTGTTCACGTGATGAGCCGCTCGCAAGCGTATGATTTAGTAAGAGAAGGTAAAATCGAGAACGGTGCCTCAATTATCGCTTTGCAATGGTTGGAGTTAAATCACTTGCAGGTAAAGTCGCAGTGGTTGGAGAAGGGTTGA
- a CDS encoding DUF1249 family protein has translation MVQVAVKKPYYVDLAGLMRTYETNYAKLNALLPFQAEVGEVRCYQVANMVYQLTVKEVTKYTTIVEVCQSDEAPVFPLPTMSVRLYHDARVAEVLSSGDHSRFKAKYDYPNDKLMQKDEKHQLNAFLGEWLTFCLKSGISRAPITFKEE, from the coding sequence ATGGTGCAGGTCGCAGTTAAAAAGCCGTATTACGTTGATTTGGCAGGGTTAATGAGAACCTACGAGACCAATTATGCCAAATTGAACGCGCTGTTGCCTTTTCAAGCAGAGGTAGGCGAGGTGCGCTGTTACCAAGTGGCCAATATGGTTTATCAACTGACAGTGAAAGAGGTCACAAAATACACCACGATAGTGGAGGTATGTCAGAGTGATGAGGCGCCAGTATTTCCTTTGCCAACGATGTCTGTCAGGCTTTATCACGATGCCAGAGTCGCTGAGGTGCTCTCCAGTGGCGACCACTCCCGTTTTAAAGCGAAATACGACTACCCGAATGACAAGTTAATGCAGAAAGATGAAAAACATCAGCTCAATGCATTTCTCGGTGAGTGGCTCACGTTTTGCCTCAAGAGCGGCATCAGTCGAGCGCCAATAACATTTAAAGAAGAATAA
- a CDS encoding methyl-accepting chemotaxis protein has translation MEKLAFKPWERVISDIRLVPKMVMLMVFSTILIVGKQLWDASTFYQALLAATQNEQLAQHHYDAYLVQVAWQTALLIVLFIVLLMAAASVMLRQTRYLNDAIKLMAQKNLSVPFGMECKDEYGDVARELEKARKQLHDVIQTQINASDELAGLTEVMTLSMSETKESAQEEFNEIDQLATAMSEMTSTVQTVAEHAHNASSLTELASEQAKKGQQFLKGTVNKMSQLSSDISASAQAVNQVEERVDAIGSVVGTIQGISEQTNLLALNAAIEAARAGEAGRGFAVVADEVRNLAQRTQQATVEIQDMISQLQSSATSAVELMEKSVVEAAEGVELVSNAGHELDGIVGQVTQINEMNLHIATAAGQQSSVAAEMDQNLTNVRELVEASVVVVSELLETSEIMQNNAEELDKKIKLFRV, from the coding sequence ATGGAAAAGCTGGCGTTTAAACCCTGGGAAAGGGTGATTTCAGACATTCGCCTGGTTCCCAAGATGGTCATGCTGATGGTGTTCAGTACGATCTTAATCGTGGGGAAACAGCTGTGGGATGCGAGTACTTTTTATCAAGCCTTGTTGGCAGCAACGCAGAATGAGCAGCTTGCGCAACATCATTATGATGCTTATTTAGTGCAAGTTGCTTGGCAAACCGCACTGTTGATTGTGTTGTTTATTGTTCTATTGATGGCGGCAGCGAGTGTGATGCTGCGTCAGACTCGTTACCTCAATGATGCCATTAAGCTCATGGCGCAGAAGAACCTCTCCGTTCCCTTCGGTATGGAGTGTAAAGATGAATACGGTGACGTGGCGCGTGAGCTGGAGAAGGCCCGTAAACAGTTACACGATGTGATCCAAACCCAGATCAACGCCTCCGATGAGCTTGCAGGGCTGACCGAAGTGATGACGCTGAGTATGTCGGAGACCAAAGAGTCTGCCCAAGAAGAGTTCAATGAAATTGACCAACTGGCCACGGCAATGAGTGAGATGACGTCTACGGTACAGACGGTGGCCGAGCATGCGCATAATGCCTCTTCACTGACTGAACTGGCGTCAGAGCAGGCGAAAAAAGGCCAGCAATTCCTCAAAGGCACCGTGAATAAGATGAGCCAACTTTCCTCCGATATTTCGGCGTCGGCGCAAGCGGTGAACCAAGTTGAAGAGCGTGTGGATGCGATTGGCAGTGTTGTTGGCACCATTCAAGGCATTTCTGAGCAAACCAACCTGCTGGCATTGAACGCGGCGATTGAAGCGGCGCGTGCTGGTGAGGCTGGGCGCGGGTTTGCAGTGGTTGCTGACGAAGTACGTAACCTAGCGCAGCGGACTCAGCAAGCGACGGTAGAGATTCAAGATATGATCTCGCAGTTGCAAAGCAGTGCGACTTCGGCGGTTGAGTTGATGGAAAAAAGTGTGGTTGAGGCGGCTGAAGGGGTCGAGTTGGTTTCTAATGCGGGTCACGAGCTTGACGGCATCGTGGGTCAAGTCACCCAAATTAATGAGATGAATCTGCATATTGCCACCGCAGCAGGTCAGCAAAGTAGCGTCGCGGCCGAGATGGATCAGAACCTCACCAATGTACGGGAACTGGTGGAAGCCTCGGTGGTGGTGGTGAGTGAACTCCTTGAGACCTCGGAAATCATGCAAAACAATGCCGAAGAGCTGGATAAAAAGATCAAGTTATTCCGCGTCTAA
- a CDS encoding potassium channel family protein — MNSNDIKDSTKPMSLLSLILSFMALFVISGLLFFPIDKETRQILIGLDFIICSIFLLQLSVDLIRATDKRNFMKTHWIDFLASIPLVEPLRFARLFHILRVILVLRSSHSVFKQLKNNRKETTLASILLLMVVLVMLGSGLVLFMEGKEEGANIQTGIDALWWAFVTISTVGYGDHYPVTDGGKIVAVIVILCGVGLFGMISGLITSLLTSPTHQQTSRSINKEKMLETMLQRQEEILNRLERLEQQIKK, encoded by the coding sequence ATGAATAGCAATGATATCAAAGACAGCACCAAACCTATGAGTCTGTTATCACTAATCTTGTCTTTTATGGCGCTATTTGTGATCTCTGGCTTGTTGTTCTTTCCAATCGATAAAGAAACTCGCCAAATCCTTATCGGACTGGATTTCATAATCTGTAGCATTTTCCTGCTACAACTGAGCGTAGATTTGATCCGCGCCACAGACAAGCGCAATTTTATGAAAACTCACTGGATCGATTTTCTCGCCAGCATCCCATTAGTTGAGCCACTGCGCTTTGCCAGGCTGTTTCACATTCTGCGCGTCATTTTGGTGCTGCGCTCATCCCACTCCGTTTTTAAGCAACTGAAAAATAATCGTAAAGAGACGACGTTAGCTTCTATTTTACTCTTGATGGTGGTGCTGGTGATGCTCGGCTCGGGTCTGGTGCTTTTTATGGAAGGCAAGGAGGAAGGGGCGAATATTCAGACGGGCATTGATGCGTTGTGGTGGGCGTTTGTCACCATCTCCACCGTCGGATATGGCGATCATTACCCAGTGACTGATGGGGGAAAGATCGTCGCAGTGATTGTAATCCTCTGCGGTGTAGGGCTGTTTGGCATGATCTCCGGCCTTATCACCTCGCTACTCACCAGCCCGACCCACCAGCAAACTTCCCGCTCTATAAATAAAGAGAAGATGCTAGAGACGATGTTGCAGCGCCAAGAAGAGATCCTCAATCGGCTTGAGCGTCTGGAACAGCAGATAAAAAAATAG
- the yqiA gene encoding esterase YqiA has translation MAEKKPSLLLYIHGFNSSPLSLKAQLMQQYCQSHRPDIEVVVPQLPCFPKQAADFLLSLVTQYHATHQIGLVGSSLGGYLSTWLNDQFAFRVVVVNPAVKPYELLVDYLGPQTNPYTHESYTLESVHIDELKALEVKRIASPEDFWLLQQTGDEVLDYRQAVDKFSASRQTVEEGGDHSFVGFERYPEQIITFLEL, from the coding sequence ATGGCAGAGAAAAAGCCCTCTTTATTACTGTATATTCACGGCTTTAACAGCTCACCGCTGTCATTGAAAGCGCAATTGATGCAGCAATACTGCCAGTCGCATCGTCCGGATATCGAAGTGGTGGTACCGCAACTGCCCTGTTTCCCTAAACAAGCGGCCGACTTTTTGTTGTCCCTGGTTACGCAGTATCACGCAACGCACCAAATTGGTTTGGTCGGCAGTTCGCTCGGAGGGTATTTGTCGACTTGGCTCAATGATCAATTTGCTTTTCGCGTCGTGGTAGTTAATCCGGCCGTCAAACCTTACGAGCTGCTGGTAGATTATCTTGGCCCGCAAACCAACCCCTATACGCACGAAAGCTATACACTTGAAAGCGTGCATATTGACGAGCTTAAAGCTCTTGAGGTAAAACGCATCGCTTCGCCAGAAGATTTCTGGCTGCTGCAACAGACCGGAGATGAAGTGCTCGATTATCGTCAGGCGGTGGACAAATTTTCTGCCAGCCGACAGACGGTGGAAGAGGGGGGCGATCATAGTTTTGTTGGTTTTGAACGTTATCCTGAGCAAATTATCACTTTCCTTGAGTTATAA
- the cpdA gene encoding 3',5'-cyclic-AMP phosphodiesterase: protein MQHTTSDTSSIKLLQITDTHLFATDEGSLLSVKTLQSFQAVVEQVMQRQVAFDYVLATGDISQDHSAHSYQHFAKGIAPLQKPCFWLPGNHDYKPNMSSVLPSAQITAPEYVALGEHWQMVLLDSQVVGVPHGRLSDSQLILLEEKLASNPSKHTLILLHHHPLLVGSAWLDQHTLKDAEVFWEIVYRYPNVKGIVCGHVHQDMNRMHRGIRVMSTPSTCVQFKPNSDDFALDNVSPGWRELQLHADGEITTQVQRLSAGSFLPDFTSSGY, encoded by the coding sequence TTGCAACATACAACCAGCGACACGAGCAGCATAAAGCTGCTGCAAATAACCGATACTCATCTGTTTGCGACCGATGAGGGCAGTTTATTAAGTGTCAAAACGCTTCAGAGTTTTCAGGCGGTCGTCGAGCAGGTCATGCAACGCCAAGTGGCGTTTGATTATGTGCTGGCAACCGGTGATATCTCACAAGACCACAGCGCACACTCCTATCAGCATTTTGCAAAGGGCATCGCGCCACTGCAAAAGCCGTGTTTCTGGTTGCCGGGAAACCACGACTATAAACCGAATATGTCGAGTGTACTGCCTTCAGCGCAAATCACCGCGCCAGAGTATGTCGCGTTGGGCGAGCATTGGCAGATGGTCTTGCTGGATTCTCAGGTGGTTGGCGTGCCGCATGGTCGTTTAAGCGACAGCCAACTGATCTTATTGGAAGAAAAACTGGCCAGCAACCCAAGCAAACATACCTTAATTTTGCTTCATCACCATCCGCTGCTGGTGGGGAGCGCTTGGCTTGACCAACACACGTTGAAAGATGCGGAGGTATTTTGGGAGATCGTTTATCGCTATCCCAACGTCAAAGGCATAGTGTGTGGCCATGTGCATCAGGATATGAATCGTATGCACCGCGGCATCCGCGTGATGTCCACGCCATCAACGTGTGTTCAATTTAAACCCAACTCTGATGATTTCGCTTTGGATAATGTCTCTCCCGGTTGGCGAGAGTTGCAGTTGCACGCCGATGGCGAGATCACGACCCAAGTACAGCGTTTGAGCGCTGGAAGCTTTTTACCCGACTTTACGTCGAGTGGATATTGA
- the hldE gene encoding bifunctional D-glycero-beta-D-manno-heptose-7-phosphate kinase/D-glycero-beta-D-manno-heptose 1-phosphate adenylyltransferase HldE, whose amino-acid sequence MKPILPDYSNAGVLIIGDVMLDRYWYGPVNRISPEAPVPVVKVDNNEERPGGAANVAMNIASLGGLAHIVGLTGEDEPARVLKETLSSLKVKCDFVSLPDYPTITKLRVMSRGQQLIRLDFEDKFANVDQELILSRMERTLPQVQAVILSDYDKGALEHVEALIAKARAANVPVFIDPKGTNFEPYRGATLLTPNMSEFEAVVGKVTSEEDLVAKALALIEKFDFSALLVTRSEHGMTLVRQGQKPFHLPTQAKEVYDVTGAGDTVISVLAASVAAGKPLEEACALANAAAGVVVGKLGTSTLSTIELAEAIHGSRDTDFGVITEAALIDAVKAAQAKGEKVVMTNGCFDILHAGHVSYLNNAAKLGNRLIVAVNTDESVKRLKGSGRPVNPTDRRMAVLAGLGAVDWVVPFSEDTPQRLITAILPDLLVKGGDYKPEEIAGGAEVIAAGGEVKVLNFEDGCSTTEIIDAIKGGKG is encoded by the coding sequence ATGAAACCTATCCTACCTGATTACAGCAATGCAGGCGTTCTGATCATCGGCGACGTGATGTTAGACCGCTACTGGTATGGACCTGTTAACCGCATTTCCCCAGAAGCGCCAGTGCCTGTAGTCAAGGTCGACAACAACGAAGAGCGTCCGGGCGGCGCGGCAAACGTGGCCATGAACATCGCCTCACTGGGTGGCCTTGCGCACATCGTTGGTCTGACGGGTGAGGACGAGCCGGCTAGAGTGCTGAAGGAAACCCTCAGTTCACTCAAGGTGAAGTGCGATTTTGTCTCTCTTCCTGACTACCCAACCATCACCAAACTGCGCGTAATGAGCCGTGGCCAGCAATTGATCCGCCTCGACTTTGAAGACAAGTTTGCCAATGTCGATCAAGAGTTGATCCTCTCGCGCATGGAGCGCACTTTGCCACAGGTGCAGGCCGTGATTCTCTCTGACTACGATAAAGGCGCGTTAGAGCACGTTGAAGCGTTGATCGCCAAAGCGCGCGCCGCCAATGTGCCGGTATTTATCGATCCTAAAGGCACTAACTTTGAACCGTATCGCGGCGCTACTCTGCTGACACCGAATATGTCGGAGTTTGAAGCGGTGGTCGGCAAAGTCACCTCCGAAGAGGATTTGGTGGCCAAAGCACTGGCGTTGATTGAGAAGTTTGATTTCTCTGCGCTGTTGGTAACTCGCAGTGAACACGGCATGACGTTAGTGCGTCAGGGGCAAAAGCCATTCCATCTGCCAACACAAGCCAAAGAAGTGTACGACGTGACAGGGGCTGGGGATACGGTAATCTCCGTTCTTGCTGCTTCGGTTGCGGCAGGTAAACCTCTGGAAGAGGCGTGTGCCCTAGCGAATGCCGCCGCAGGAGTGGTTGTCGGCAAACTGGGCACTTCGACCTTATCTACCATCGAGCTGGCCGAAGCGATTCATGGCAGCCGTGATACCGATTTTGGCGTGATTACCGAAGCAGCACTGATCGATGCCGTCAAAGCAGCGCAAGCTAAAGGCGAAAAAGTGGTGATGACTAACGGCTGTTTCGACATTTTGCATGCGGGTCATGTTTCCTACCTCAACAATGCCGCCAAACTGGGCAATCGCTTAATTGTGGCTGTGAATACCGATGAATCGGTGAAACGCCTCAAAGGGTCGGGTCGTCCGGTCAACCCAACCGATCGCCGTATGGCGGTCTTGGCCGGATTGGGCGCAGTCGATTGGGTGGTGCCTTTTAGCGAAGATACGCCGCAGCGTTTGATTACCGCGATATTGCCGGATCTGTTAGTTAAAGGTGGCGATTACAAACCCGAAGAGATTGCCGGTGGCGCAGAAGTGATTGCCGCGGGCGGCGAAGTGAAGGTACTCAACTTCGAAGATGGCTGCTCCACCACAGAGATCATCGATGCGATCAAAGGCGGCAAAGGTTAA
- the tolC gene encoding outer membrane channel protein TolC, whose amino-acid sequence MKKLLPLLIGAVLGGLNTSAWADSLTEIYDLSKQNDPQLLSVKAKRDAAFEAITSSRSSLLPQINLTAGYNLTRGDTDLDAGGSRDNDQNALSAGISFSQELYKRSSWITLDNAEKTARQADASYAATQQALILRVAQAYFAVLKAQDNLDFVRAEKAAVARQLEQTKQRFEVGLSAITDVHDAQAQYDGVLADEVLAENSLTNSYEALREITGQEHKNLNVLDTKRFTASHSSTPAEALIEEAQEKNLSLLSARIATDIAKENISLASSGHLPSLTLDGGYNYADIGSSENSDGTTNNFNIGLNLNVPLYTGGNITSQTKQAEFNYVATSQDLEATYRGVVKEVRAQKNNINASIGALRAYEQSVVSAKSALEATEAGFDVGTRTIVDVLDATRRLYDANKNLSDARYNYILSVLQLRQAIGTLSEQDILDVDAGLIAEK is encoded by the coding sequence ATGAAAAAACTGCTTCCACTGCTTATTGGTGCAGTACTCGGCGGCCTCAACACATCGGCTTGGGCTGATTCTCTTACGGAGATTTACGATCTCTCCAAACAAAACGATCCACAACTGCTGAGTGTCAAAGCAAAACGTGATGCTGCTTTTGAAGCGATCACGTCAAGTCGCAGCAGCTTGTTGCCACAAATTAATTTGACTGCTGGGTATAACCTGACCCGTGGGGATACCGATTTAGACGCGGGCGGTTCACGTGATAATGACCAAAATGCGCTCTCCGCAGGCATCAGTTTTTCTCAGGAACTCTACAAGCGTTCCTCTTGGATTACGCTAGACAACGCAGAGAAAACTGCTCGTCAAGCGGATGCCTCTTACGCGGCAACACAACAAGCTTTGATCCTGCGTGTCGCACAAGCGTATTTTGCGGTTCTTAAAGCGCAAGATAACTTGGATTTTGTCCGCGCAGAAAAAGCCGCCGTTGCGCGTCAGCTTGAACAAACAAAACAGCGTTTTGAAGTGGGCCTGTCCGCAATTACCGACGTACACGACGCGCAAGCGCAGTACGATGGCGTGTTGGCTGATGAAGTGTTGGCCGAAAACAGCCTAACCAACAGCTACGAAGCGCTGCGTGAGATCACAGGACAAGAGCACAAAAACCTGAATGTGCTGGACACCAAACGTTTCACTGCTAGCCACTCGAGCACTCCTGCAGAAGCGTTGATCGAAGAGGCGCAAGAGAAAAACCTCAGCTTGCTGTCAGCACGTATTGCCACTGACATCGCCAAAGAGAACATCTCTCTGGCCAGCTCTGGTCATCTGCCTTCTCTCACGCTCGATGGTGGCTACAACTACGCCGATATTGGTAGCAGTGAAAATTCTGACGGCACAACCAACAACTTTAATATTGGCCTTAACCTGAATGTGCCACTGTACACTGGCGGTAATATCACCTCACAAACCAAACAAGCTGAGTTCAACTACGTAGCAACCAGCCAAGATTTGGAAGCCACTTACCGTGGTGTAGTCAAAGAAGTGCGCGCACAGAAGAATAACATCAATGCTTCAATCGGTGCGCTACGCGCTTATGAGCAATCCGTTGTCTCAGCGAAGTCAGCTCTGGAAGCAACCGAAGCGGGCTTTGATGTGGGTACTCGTACCATCGTTGACGTGTTAGACGCCACTCGCCGTCTCTACGATGCCAACAAAAACCTCTCTGATGCTCGTTACAACTACATTCTGAGCGTACTTCAATTGCGCCAAGCCATAGGAACCCTGAGTGAACAGGATATTCTCGATGTGGATGCGGGTTTGATTGCGGAAAAATAA